The sequence below is a genomic window from Uranotaenia lowii strain MFRU-FL chromosome 2, ASM2978415v1, whole genome shotgun sequence.
ttttttaattgttgtcAATGTTTTTCAACCCCGCCTTAAGACGCAGTTGATGTTTCATCTCTCCTACCTAactaaggatttttttaaatcaatcaatttaaCTGCCAATCATTTTTTCTGATCGAAATcggtttttatagaaaaatatgtcCATTTCCAGCTTTCTCATGTTTTAAGTTTCTCTAGCTgcagcttttgacaactgcttgtcaaacattttttattagcATGGATTGttatatcaacaaattttagaaattctgCACAAAATGTAAGTGAAAATCGATTTTACGCCGATTTTAAGTAAATTCCGTCCAAAGGCGGGTTTTGGCACTAGAAAGTTAAGATTCCTTTCAATAATGAAtaaaagttctaaaattttgatgttAGCAATTGGGAAAaagagaatttcaaaatcaacaatGAAAGAAAGAAAGCGCCAACTAAGGGTTGGAGTTCAACCTCGGGTTTAAACACTTTTCACTCACACGCGTGCACAAGAGCAATTTACAAAACTGTAAACAATTAAAACAATCATGGTGTGAGTGAAGTGACGTGCTGTCAAGGAACCGGAGTAAATGTCAAATCCTAGAGAACTATGAATGATTGCACACTTCTCAGCAATTATTTTGGTTCCTCATTGGTTGGAATCTTGACTTTTTCAACTCCTTACGGCTTTGACAGGAATGCACCATAAACGTCTCTCCTGattgatagaaaaaagaaaaggaTTCATGTTCGCAAGAAGAACCAGGTTGCCATCCCTCTGTTTAGATCCCATTTTGCAGATCGGCAGCACCATAAAAATTGGGCTTTTTTTGCGACGCTAGTGACGTGACTTgggaaatttcatttcattttgctggcttaaatagcctctctatttagcctcgaaattttcgttcagATGAGCAGTTATTAGTCTTCAGAACTCATCCATACTcaaatttctttccattttctGGAATCAGGACGAAGAAGTGAAATGTCGTGAGCCACGTCACTCGAGTCACAGAATAAGCCTCATTTTTTAGCGCTGCCATCGATTTGTTAGAGAGAAATACATCCCGACTATTTTGATACTATATGAGATCTTTGATTAAACCAAATAATGGACCGAACTGTGCAGTAAAAGCCGATCAAACCAGTACATCCGATAACCCTTTTTGTCGGATTGAcattgcagaaaatttatgtcgtCGTGGTCGTTTATTGTGTAAAATAAACCGCTGGTCTTCTTGGATGAAGGGTCGTCAGTGACACTTTTAGAAGATTTCGTGGCTGAACAACTTCAAGCCGCTGCCAATTTCGAACCTATGGTAGAGTCTTGGACAGGAAATGTGAAAAATACGAAAACCAGTCTCGCAAAAtaaatattcttatttcgcCAAGAGGTTCcgatcaaaagatttttttgaaagatgtTCGCACGGATTCTAAACTACAGCTTCCACAAGAAAAAGTTGGTTTCAACGAAATTCGTGACAAATACCTCCACCTACGAAACTTACCAGCTGTTGATCATAATTTGGAAAAGGCAAGAATCATGATATGTTTAGACAACCTGCACGTGTTTGCCCCACTGGAGTCTAGGGTCGGGCAACCCGGCGAACCGATTGCTGTTAGGTCACAGTTGGGCTGGACCATCTATGGATCATACGAGAACGGAACAACCTCCGAGGTGTCCGTAAATTTTCATGAAGCAGATGACCTAAGCAATCAACAGCTGCATGATATGCTAAGATGTCAATACTTGTTAGATGATGCTGACAATCACATATCACCACCACTATCGAAGGAGCATCAGCAAGCATTAGATATTCtgtaaaatacaacaacttaTTCGGACAATAAGTACCAAACTGGATTGATTTGACGAAATGAACAACGCAACTTCCCCGACAGCTTTCCCATGGCTAATAAAAGGTCCATTCTCTTGGCTCGAAGACTGGCTAAGAACCCGCAGTTAAGGACAAATGTACAGCGGCAGATCCAAGAGTATGTGGAAAAGGATACTCTCATGTGATCTCCCAAGAAGAGCTTGATGGGACACCGAAGGCGAACATCTGGTATTTGCCGTTAAACATAGTGACGAATCCTCGTAAGCCGGATAAGGTGCGTCTTGTATAGGACGCGGCCGCATCTGTTCAAGGAACATCGCTCAATTCTGAACTAATACCTGGATCTTATCTGTCGGCAACAGATGGCAATgtttctcctgcacgccgccaaagctGATTCTCTTCTcttcgctcgaatactccgagtgtacgccggtcttcctcgagcaatatccacgtcccgtacccgtagagaacaaccggtctaaggAGCGTCATAAACAGGTTACACTTCCTGCGAGAGCTAAGTCTTcttgaccgcagttgcttgtgaagtccatagtaggcacgacttctttagaaagacatacaccgtcttagccgatttaggctttacagactgaataaatgacgtggacaacttaagattaacatttaacacccagtaccgagatgggaatcgaacccatgccatcagtggactaGTGATTACCGTtctaccacgctaaccactcgaccaccgagacgtacttccgctgataattcgccgccggatcccacggctggtgtcattgtctgcggtcaccagtgagccgggATAAACAAAGTCTTTGAATATCCCTAGCTCGTcgtcgtcgatcgtgaccttgatattactggacaagcggtttcagtttgcgatagatttcctccaccgccgcagatgatctgccgactatatcaacgtcgtcggcaaagcagataagttgtcTGGATTTGCTGAAAATAGTATTCCGCATTTCGCCGACTGCTCGTCGAATAataccttctagcgccacgttaaaCATCAttcaggatagaccatcgccttgtcgaagccccctgcgtgatCCGAATGACCGCGACAATTCatccgagatccgcacacagcactgcgttccatccatcgtcgccttgatcagtctggtcagcttcccggaaaagctgctctgtgtcccagatccggaccattAACCGGTATAGGCAATCGACCAAatttgtccgggcccattttgatgagttcagctgcgatgccatcctttccagctgatttgtttctattcagctggcgaatggcttcctcaacttcactcatcgttgggagagACTTCTCTgtgtcgttggctacgccggcgatatacctgcttccaccttttgatcacctcacgattgtccgtcagcaTGACCCCGTCCTTATCGTGGCACATtccggcttgcggcacgaaggcTTTGGGGGATGCGtggagtttctgatagaactttcgtgtttcttgggaacaaTGTAGCTGCTCCAACTCCTCGAATTCGGAACCAACATTATATAATCTTTTCATTATCATCTCTactgttacttttttttgtggttaaaaacttgattctaaaGCCTTCAGACTGAACGGTCTTTTGCGGTATGCCAAATAATTGTGATtgcaactcgttgcaaaacttGATTTCTTCATAATTTGTCGTAATTTTTTAACACAGCAAACTGATGTGTTATAGACAGCTCAAAACTACAATCCAATAGAATGGCTATCGGTTCAGTAATCTTGctattagaatttaaaattaaaagtgaaaattgatgattttcattATCATCAAAGTCTAAATTCTGTAAACGATTaaccgaaaaatcaattaaattataaatattttaaatcatatgTTGAGCGTTTTAAAGAACATTTGAACTACTTTGAATATCATTATAAAGTATCTCCAATTGCCATAATTAACAATACTCTCAAATTCCATACCAGAGCGTTATGATTTTACTACCCGataacataaggttgccagaattttttccactcccatccgggcctagcaattccgtgcattttttcaaaaaaacctggcaaaatccgggcatggatttcaatttttcaaatccaaaaaccgggcaaaaaccgggcaaaatttaggtgttattatacataaaagcaaagcaaaaatgcaaaaaaaaaatgaaattaatattttattaatgtaattgcagacttccagaaactttttggaacacttaaatatttaaaggtttataaaagtaaatcagcgaaattatttgaaataaccgttgaaaatttccataccgttaatcgattatgctgaaacttactcaaaactttgatttttttttggtttctttctgaaaattgtgaaaaaatccgggcaatatccggacttttttcacgatatccgggcaaccgggccggaccggactttctcgaaattttgcatcaaatatccgggcaaacccggataaaaccgggcaatctggcaagcttacgaTAACACCTTTCCTACATTCGAATGCCAGTTATTCTCAGTCTGAACAAATGCTTAATGGCAGAGCCGACCTTCAAGAACGAATCCACCCTCCGGATATTCTTTGATCGACTAATGATAACCTGCAAAATTGGTTAAGCTGAGCATATACATAGTTTTCACCGGCCCAGTTGGGTTAAATCTCGATCTTTACCGATTCGCGGTGGCAATCTTCGCAGGGCCATCAGCTCTCGGAATGGAGGCGTTTCATCAGCCAGGCAGCTCCACGTGTTGGCCTCCTAATCATCGTCCGTCACTCCGCAGTGGACCAGCTGCAGGGCCTTAAAAATATTAACCAATTTTCAAGCACCACAAATAATTGGTTTGGTTTTAATGATCGGGGGAAAAAATGAGTCGCTCAAATGATTCAGAAAACGCCGTTAGTCAAATTCAATGGCCGTTCTCTTGCTTGGGCGAAAAGCCGCCCGCCCTAAGATCGGTCCATGATGGAAGGGAAGTtttgaatgttgaaattttaaccGTTGGGTGGAAAACTTCTGTCATTGCCTAGCCCCTCGAGTTTGATGAATGACGACGACGTTTGGGCGAACCAAGGCACTGTCAACTCCTAGCTGCAGCTTGTGAGCAACTGACCAGGTCTAATTATATGGGTGGAGGTGTCTTTTTCTAAATGCAGGAAACCGGAATGGCGACCATTGACAACTGAAAGCCGCCTAAGTTATCCATCTGGCGCTAATCTAGTGCAAATGTACAGTTGCCTCAAAACGCGTGGGAGACTTAAAGTGTATCAATCGATAGCTCAAGGACAGATTATGGGGAGGTTAGTTGAGAGATTAGAAAGGtatattattattaataaacaCGTGAATTGCATTTCGTTTCATGATTTCTTcgattaagaaataaattttgaaattaaatttctcaGAACTTACGAGCTTGATAAAACATATTCAGAATAATTCTTCGAAAATCTCCTTAACTGTTAACTTTATTGTAAGTTCATCTCAATCCGTTCGACATTTCTTGCgatcaattttatgaaaaaatctcaGGTTTGATTGAAGATTTCTTAATCTTCCAGTTGTCAataagaaacatgaaatttgtcGGAACATGACTCAATTTGATGGAGGACAATCATTGATATATGTACCTACAATAAGAATTATTTACGTATATTAATTTCAATCACTCATTTTAAGACTGGCATCTCTCATGTCAAAGTCAATGTTTGTACAATGTAACCGATTGATTGCTTGTCAAAAAACGAACCAAACGATTGTTTCACGTATATGTTCGATACCTTGCTGTGAAGCGAAAAATTGAATGACATTCAAGTGACTGCATGTTAAATTCAGCAGAAAATGTTGATCTCTGATTAACGGGAGCGTTGTAACTCGGTTTTAATTATTTCCGTTCCGATGCATCACCCATCCATTGGATCGATGAAAGATGACAGCAATTAGTTTAGTTTGGCCAGCAAAATGGAACGCTACGGTTGGCTGCCTTTGGTTCTTGTTTTTCTGCTGAACACCGTTCAAATTTTTAGTGTGCACCCGGATGAGTTATTGGTAGGTAGCAACTTTCAATTCTGCCTCAAGTCAGAACTTCCAGAggatcaatttcaatttcagaaaCAATCTGTTCTACGCCATGGTTTACCGGTGAAACTTCACAAAATCGTTACTGACGATGGATACATCTTGACAGCTGTCCGGATACCGAATCCGGGCAAACCTCCAGTCCTGATCATGCATGGGCTATTCGGATGCTCGGCGGACTATCTGGCATTAGGAATGAACTTCTCGTTGGCAGCTCTCGCTTATAGAAATGGATTTGACGTTTGGCTAGGCAACAATCGAGGCAACACTTTTTCGCGGGATCACGTATCGATGAGCTCGAACCTGAAGCAATTTTGGCAGTTCAGTTTCCATGAGATGGGAGTTTTTGACCTGCCCGCGATGATTGATTTCATCAGTCGAGTAACTCAGCATCCAAAGGTTCACTACATAGGTCATTCACAAGGTACAACGCAATTTTTGGTACTGAACAGTCTCCGGCCAGAATACAACGACAAGTTCTACTCGGTTCACTTGTCGTCTCCAGTAGCCTTCCTATGGCATATGACATCGCCAGTAACCGATATCCTTAACCGTCGTGAGGAACTGGAAGCTGCCGCTAGGGTGATGAACACTCCGGAACTTGGAAATCGAGGAGTGGGAACTCCTGTAGACTTGATGACTCGAGCCGTTCAATCCGGATTCATTCAACCGGAACAGATCCTAATGAATGTTTGGTACTACTTTGGTTATCATAATTCCATCGATCGTAAATTGATACCGGAGATAATGAAGTACAGCCCAGCGGGAGCATCGATTCATCAGCTGATTCATTACGCTCAATTGTACAGAGTTAAGGACTTTCAGCAGTACGACTACGGCAATCGGGAGAATATGCGGCATTATGGAGTAAATCCACCCTCTCTGTATCCCTTGCATTATATTCGGGTTCCAATGTCGCTGTATTACAGTGATTCAGACCCAATCAATCAGCCTGAAGATGTCGAAGAACTGGTGCGTCGATTGCCCGGAATGGTTCGAAGGTACAAGATCTCGTACTACGGATGGAACCacatagattttttatttggattcaaCGCCCACCATATTTATCGGGAAATTTTGGAAAGTATGCGAGATGTGCACCGAAATACGCGGTATGGTTGAAAGCTAAGCTGAAAAAATGCAGCACTTTATtcagtttacaattttttttttattaaatattaaaaataatgctttttttcTGTGAAACTAACCTAAAATGTAATTCCAATGTGAACAAACCTTTTTGAATCTACAAGGTAAATCCGAATGATGAATCAATGCACAAAATACAGTGGCCATATCCCGCGCTCAAATCTAAATTTGTGTAGTGTGCAATGTGATAAAGCTCAGTTGATAAGTCAGTTGCCGGCttagccgatgtccgcgagttcgagcccaagagttccggataagtttttcaataattgttcgCCAAaagcaacgttgatataaagtcgtgaatgccataaagatggtaaaacgactataatctagaaaaaaaaaattgtgttgttttaaacttgttaacacgttcgtcgccacgctcattttggtagttttgctagccgggcccaaagaaattttcagagagagatagcaaagagggagaactcccatatttgaaacgtgtggcgaagctgagcggtaaacccaagtaagagagcgtcacctgctttttgatgtgacggggccccccaggaaatacacccgtctgcc
It includes:
- the LOC129742413 gene encoding lipase 3-like codes for the protein MERYGWLPLVLVFLLNTVQIFSVHPDELLVGSNFQFCLKSELPEDQFQFQKQSVLRHGLPVKLHKIVTDDGYILTAVRIPNPGKPPVLIMHGLFGCSADYLALGMNFSLAALAYRNGFDVWLGNNRGNTFSRDHVSMSSNLKQFWQFSFHEMGVFDLPAMIDFISRVTQHPKVHYIGHSQGTTQFLVLNSLRPEYNDKFYSVHLSSPVAFLWHMTSPVTDILNRREELEAAARVMNTPELGNRGVGTPVDLMTRAVQSGFIQPEQILMNVWYYFGYHNSIDRKLIPEIMKYSPAGASIHQLIHYAQLYRVKDFQQYDYGNRENMRHYGVNPPSLYPLHYIRVPMSLYYSDSDPINQPEDVEELVRRLPGMVRRYKISYYGWNHIDFLFGFNAHHIYREILESMRDVHRNTRYG